A portion of the Natronococcus sp. AD-5 genome contains these proteins:
- a CDS encoding helix-turn-helix domain-containing protein → MKSVRIELRHAPEALSPIHEGICSSPDLERELILGGRAVDGVETITSFVYGDPAAYEPLVADRDPVREYEITPVEDGFFLHLRRELGPEGRSLLNALAQDTVVVVPPIAVRSDRTMRLTLVGHPNDLRTILETVPEGVSTDVLWAHDELTVTGGPVSDRQRDALRAARGVGYYEIPRRNGIEAVAAELECAVSTASELLRRGEARAVERVLDAGP, encoded by the coding sequence GTGAAGTCCGTCCGCATCGAACTGCGGCACGCGCCGGAGGCGCTCTCCCCGATCCACGAGGGGATCTGTTCGTCGCCCGACCTCGAGCGAGAACTGATCCTCGGCGGGCGGGCGGTCGACGGCGTCGAGACGATCACGTCGTTCGTCTACGGCGATCCCGCGGCCTACGAGCCGCTGGTCGCCGACCGGGACCCCGTCCGCGAGTACGAGATCACGCCGGTCGAGGACGGCTTCTTTCTCCACCTTCGCCGGGAACTCGGCCCGGAGGGGCGCTCGCTACTGAACGCGCTCGCGCAGGATACCGTCGTGGTCGTACCACCTATCGCGGTTCGATCCGATCGGACGATGCGACTGACGCTCGTCGGCCATCCGAACGACCTCAGGACGATTCTCGAGACGGTTCCCGAGGGGGTTTCCACGGACGTGCTGTGGGCCCACGACGAGTTGACGGTAACCGGCGGGCCCGTTTCGGACCGCCAGCGCGACGCGCTGCGCGCCGCCCGGGGCGTCGGCTACTACGAGATTCCGCGCCGCAACGGCATCGAGGCCGTCGCCGCCGAACTCGAGTGTGCCGTCTCGACGGCGTCGGAACTGCTGCGTCGGGGCGAGGCTCGAGCGGTCGAACGGGTTCTCGACGCCGGGCCGTGA
- a CDS encoding diacylglycerol/polyprenol kinase family protein: MADELKRRLVHSSGSGLVALYLLANYFDLGLTWRGFQILMVILALGVIGVEFLRLRVGLEWAIYDKLTREYEQNRFAGYGYYMVSMTIAVLLFPEEIALPAMLMLALGDPISGAVSDNSLKRIKGPKVLGTMFVVSALLAAPFLYEAPLAVLAAAVGATIADGVTLRLGDFIVDDNLTIPIYASALAYLALFLPA; this comes from the coding sequence ATGGCTGACGAACTGAAGCGCCGGCTGGTCCACTCGAGCGGATCGGGACTGGTCGCGCTGTATCTCCTCGCGAACTATTTCGATCTCGGACTCACCTGGAGGGGGTTTCAGATCCTGATGGTGATTCTCGCCCTCGGCGTCATCGGCGTCGAGTTCCTGCGACTGCGCGTCGGCCTCGAGTGGGCGATCTACGACAAACTGACCCGCGAGTACGAGCAGAACCGGTTCGCCGGCTACGGCTACTACATGGTCAGTATGACGATTGCCGTCCTGCTGTTCCCGGAAGAGATCGCCCTGCCGGCGATGCTGATGCTCGCGCTCGGCGATCCGATCAGCGGCGCGGTGTCGGACAACAGCCTGAAGCGGATCAAGGGGCCGAAGGTGCTCGGCACGATGTTCGTCGTGAGCGCGCTGCTCGCCGCCCCCTTCCTCTACGAGGCCCCGCTGGCCGTGCTCGCGGCGGCGGTGGGCGCGACGATCGCCGACGGCGTCACGCTACGCCTCGGCGACTTCATCGTCGACGATAACCTGACGATTCCGATCTACGCGAGCGCGCTGGCGTATCTGGCTCTGTTCCTGCCGGCGTAA
- a CDS encoding DUF6176 family protein, with protein MAVRPWVRRSVVLGALVAGVGYARYRRRSASAASQAGMITERHASAFLVRRRVDGSRLESVREAVSETFAGGEPGRLLGLEGASTASLFLDPGGEVPQLIWYVELPRSAIVDRDDPESRVEAAFPLEHDAIGSHEVGVERELLVHAVNPVRPHTATGASDGPLIVAGSDAGVGTDVELVELRLESGFPERFADWFAGLSRRVEAGELDLGSVETWSAEMLDAENMYTESMFLERRPDGYALCQYMETENMQGVYDAYYDTWNPVARSSEIVVGRVLAEPERILEYPLETDVELLAHAVDSSRPRRPEEC; from the coding sequence ATGGCCGTTCGACCGTGGGTACGCCGGAGCGTCGTTCTCGGAGCACTCGTCGCCGGAGTCGGATACGCGCGGTATCGCAGGCGTTCCGCGTCGGCCGCGAGCCAGGCGGGGATGATCACCGAACGCCACGCGAGCGCGTTTCTCGTCCGCCGGCGCGTCGACGGGAGCCGGCTCGAGTCGGTTCGAGAAGCGGTCTCGGAGACGTTCGCCGGCGGAGAACCCGGCCGGCTGCTCGGTCTCGAAGGGGCGAGCACGGCGTCGCTGTTTCTCGATCCCGGCGGCGAGGTCCCCCAACTGATCTGGTACGTCGAACTGCCCCGGTCCGCGATCGTCGATCGGGACGATCCGGAGTCGCGGGTCGAGGCGGCGTTTCCGCTCGAGCACGACGCGATCGGTAGTCACGAGGTGGGAGTCGAGCGCGAACTCCTCGTCCACGCCGTCAACCCGGTACGGCCGCACACCGCAACGGGTGCGAGCGACGGACCGCTCATCGTCGCCGGTTCGGACGCCGGCGTCGGCACCGACGTCGAACTCGTGGAGCTGCGCCTCGAGTCAGGCTTTCCGGAACGGTTCGCGGACTGGTTCGCCGGCCTCTCCCGCCGCGTCGAGGCCGGCGAACTCGATCTCGGCTCGGTCGAAACCTGGAGCGCCGAGATGCTCGACGCCGAGAACATGTACACCGAGTCGATGTTCCTCGAGCGCCGTCCCGACGGCTACGCGCTCTGCCAGTACATGGAGACCGAAAACATGCAAGGGGTGTACGACGCCTACTACGACACCTGGAATCCGGTTGCACGATCGTCGGAAATCGTGGTCGGACGCGTGCTCGCGGAACCCGAACGGATCCTCGAGTATCCGCTCGAGACCGACGTCGAACTGCTCGCGCACGCGGTCGACTCGAGTCGTCCGCGGCGTCCCGAGGAGTGTTGA